In Candidatus Schekmanbacteria bacterium RIFCSPLOWO2_02_FULL_38_14, a single genomic region encodes these proteins:
- a CDS encoding TIGR00268 family protein, which yields METAYEKNGKLKEILRSLESVLVAFSGGVDSTFLLKVAVDTLGRERVLAVTATSESYPKRELDEAIELAKIIGAKHISIESGEVDIPEFQHNPRNRCYYCKRELFSKLKETASQYKIKYVLDGTNFNDVTSDHRPGKLAADQLGIRSPLFEAGMTKDEIRFLSKISGLPTWEKPEFACLSSRFPYGTAITREKLVMVDRAEDFLKELGFRQLRVRHHDDIARIEVEEKDLKKFFENGIKDKVINKFKEIGYKYVAVDLQGYRRGSMNEAEEEVRYKL from the coding sequence ATGGAAACAGCTTATGAGAAAAATGGAAAGTTAAAAGAAATATTAAGAAGCCTTGAGAGTGTTCTTGTTGCTTTTTCAGGAGGGGTGGACAGCACTTTTCTTTTAAAGGTCGCAGTTGATACACTTGGAAGGGAAAGGGTACTTGCAGTTACTGCGACATCAGAGAGTTACCCCAAGCGTGAGCTTGATGAGGCAATAGAGCTGGCAAAGATTATCGGAGCAAAGCATATTTCCATAGAATCAGGAGAGGTTGATATTCCTGAATTTCAGCATAATCCCCGAAACAGATGCTATTACTGCAAACGTGAACTTTTCTCAAAACTTAAAGAAACTGCAAGTCAGTACAAAATAAAATATGTGCTTGACGGAACAAATTTTAATGATGTTACAAGCGACCACAGGCCCGGAAAGCTTGCAGCAGACCAGCTTGGAATAAGAAGCCCTCTTTTTGAAGCAGGGATGACAAAGGATGAGATTCGGTTCCTTTCAAAAATATCAGGACTTCCAACATGGGAAAAACCGGAGTTTGCCTGCCTTTCATCAAGATTTCCATACGGGACAGCCATTACAAGAGAGAAACTTGTGATGGTTGACAGGGCTGAAGATTTTCTTAAAGAACTTGGATTCAGGCAATTGAGAGTCAGACATCACGATGACATTGCAAGAATCGAGGTTGAGGAAAAGGATTTGAAGAAATTCTTTGAAAACGGAATCAAAGATAAAGTGATTAATAAGTTTAAAGAGATTGGATATAAGTATGTGGCTGTAGATTTGCAGGGTTACAGGCGTGGAAGCATGAATGAGGCTGAAGAAGAGGTAAGATATAAGCTGTAA
- a CDS encoding magnesium chelatase has product MKDFKNIKTIKDLKKVNYQILPINTEMRKNIIDKLKKKEPIFQGIIGYETSVIPQIENAILSGHNMIFLGERGQAKTRIIRNLLNLLDPFVPAISGCEISDNPYNPICKSCNEKIKKSGDEVEITWIPRNIRYGEKLATPDVSIADLIGEVDPIRVAEGRYLSDELTIHFGLIPRTNRGIFSINELPDLPEKVQVGLFNIMEERDVQIKGYKVQLPLDMCIVASANPEDYTSRGRIITPLKDRFESQIRTHYPKDRKTEISIMEQERINFSNDDFKLYVPHFIKEIIAEITLAARESHDINQKSGVSVRMSIANLESIISNAEKRAIILKENEIVPRMSDMHSILPSTSGKIEIEYLGEDKKEDDVIKGIMQKSVKKVFDQYFSPNQLQKVVDSFKGGWVVEVSDQMPSTEYLEGLAKIEGLKEGVEKLGNSKSTPAIASAVEFIFEGLHLYNKLNKAEVNGKIVYR; this is encoded by the coding sequence ATGAAAGACTTTAAGAATATTAAAACCATTAAAGACCTCAAAAAGGTTAATTACCAGATTCTTCCAATAAATACAGAGATGAGAAAGAACATAATAGATAAGCTCAAAAAGAAAGAACCGATATTTCAGGGAATAATAGGCTATGAAACCTCTGTTATCCCTCAGATAGAAAATGCCATTCTCTCAGGGCATAATATGATATTTCTCGGAGAGAGAGGGCAGGCAAAAACCCGCATAATAAGGAACCTTCTTAACCTCCTTGACCCTTTTGTCCCTGCAATCTCAGGATGTGAAATAAGCGATAATCCCTACAATCCAATCTGTAAATCCTGCAATGAAAAAATCAAGAAATCAGGAGATGAGGTTGAAATTACCTGGATTCCAAGAAACATACGGTATGGTGAGAAACTGGCAACACCTGACGTGTCAATTGCAGACCTAATCGGTGAAGTTGACCCTATAAGGGTTGCAGAGGGAAGATACCTCTCAGATGAGCTTACAATCCATTTTGGACTGATTCCAAGAACAAACAGGGGAATCTTTTCAATAAATGAACTTCCGGATTTACCTGAGAAGGTTCAGGTCGGGCTTTTTAATATAATGGAAGAGAGAGATGTGCAGATTAAGGGCTACAAGGTACAGCTTCCTCTTGACATGTGTATTGTTGCAAGCGCAAACCCTGAGGATTATACAAGCAGGGGAAGAATCATAACACCCCTTAAAGACAGGTTTGAGTCTCAGATAAGAACACATTATCCTAAAGACAGAAAAACTGAGATTTCAATAATGGAACAGGAACGCATCAATTTCAGCAATGATGATTTTAAACTTTATGTTCCCCATTTTATCAAAGAAATCATCGCTGAAATTACATTGGCTGCAAGGGAAAGCCACGACATAAATCAGAAATCAGGCGTCAGCGTGAGAATGTCAATCGCTAATCTTGAAAGCATTATAAGCAATGCTGAAAAAAGAGCCATCATCCTTAAGGAAAATGAAATTGTTCCGCGAATGAGCGATATGCATTCAATCCTTCCGTCAACATCAGGCAAAATTGAGATTGAGTATCTTGGTGAGGATAAAAAGGAAGATGATGTGATAAAGGGTATAATGCAGAAGTCTGTAAAAAAAGTCTTTGACCAGTATTTTTCACCAAACCAGCTCCAGAAAGTCGTGGATAGCTTCAAGGGTGGATGGGTTGTGGAGGTTTCTGACCAGATGCCCTCAACAGAATATCTTGAAGGACTGGCAAAAATAGAAGGCTTGAAAGAAGGTGTGGAAAAGCTTGGAAATTCAAAAAGCACACCGGCAATAGCCTCTGCAGTCGAATTTATCTTTGAAGGGCTTCATCTCTATAATAAATTAAACAAGGCAGAAGTTAACGGAAAGATAGTTTACAGATGA
- a CDS encoding 3-oxoacyl-ACP synthase: MKDSQIRTKIIGTGSFLPEKVLTNHDFEKMVDTNDQWITERTGIKSRHIAEKNMASSDLATQAGKKALKDAGIEPKELDLIIVATITPDMFFPPTACFVQANLGAKNAAAFDIAAVCSGFVFGLSVADGFIRSEKYKKILLIGVEVMSKILDYKDRNTCVLFGDGAGAVVVAPTKKNEGILSTHLYTDGNLGELINMPGGGSRNPISKEMIDKNLHYVHMNGRETYKVAVKALVKASVDAMEHNKLKTEDIDVFIPHQANLRIIEAVAERLNFPREKIVITIDRHGNTSAASIPLALDIAVKDGRIKAGDYVLMSAFGGGLNWGSVLVKW; this comes from the coding sequence GTGAAGGATTCGCAGATAAGAACAAAAATCATAGGGACTGGTTCTTTTCTTCCTGAAAAAGTTTTAACCAATCATGATTTTGAAAAGATGGTTGATACAAATGACCAGTGGATTACTGAAAGAACTGGTATAAAATCCCGCCATATTGCAGAAAAAAATATGGCGTCATCAGACCTTGCAACGCAGGCAGGTAAAAAAGCGCTAAAGGATGCAGGAATTGAACCAAAGGAACTTGACCTGATAATTGTTGCGACCATTACCCCTGATATGTTTTTCCCTCCGACTGCATGCTTTGTACAGGCAAATCTCGGTGCAAAGAATGCAGCAGCCTTTGATATAGCGGCGGTTTGTTCAGGCTTTGTTTTCGGTCTTTCAGTTGCTGACGGATTTATTAGGAGTGAAAAATACAAGAAGATTCTCTTAATAGGTGTTGAGGTGATGAGCAAGATTTTAGACTATAAGGACAGGAATACCTGTGTGCTTTTTGGTGATGGGGCAGGGGCAGTTGTTGTTGCGCCTACAAAAAAGAATGAAGGGATACTTTCAACACATCTCTATACAGACGGAAATCTGGGAGAACTTATCAATATGCCCGGAGGAGGTTCAAGAAATCCTATATCAAAGGAAATGATAGATAAGAACCTGCACTATGTCCATATGAACGGAAGGGAAACCTATAAGGTTGCTGTAAAAGCGCTTGTAAAGGCTTCTGTTGATGCGATGGAGCACAACAAACTGAAGACTGAAGATATAGATGTTTTTATTCCTCATCAGGCAAATTTAAGAATAATAGAGGCTGTTGCTGAAAGGCTTAATTTTCCAAGAGAGAAAATTGTAATAACTATTGACAGGCACGGAAACACCTCTGCAGCTTCAATACCGCTTGCCCTTGACATTGCAGTAAAAGACGGCAGAATTAAAGCAGGCGATTATGTTCTAATGAGCGCTTTTGGTGGAGGACTCAACTGGGGCTCTGTGCTGGTTAAGTGGTGA